In the Gemmatimonas sp. genome, CTGGCGGTGCCGATCGCGTGGCTCGCCGATCGCGCCAGCCGCACCTGGATCATGACGGCGGCGCTGGGCCTCTGGAGCGCGTTCACGATGGCCTGTGGGCTCGCGACGGGCTTCTGGTCGCTGTTTCTCTCGCGCGTCGGTGTGGGCTTCGGCGAGGCCGGTGGGGTGGCACCCGCCTATTCGCTCGTGAGCGACTACTTCCCGAAGGAACAGCGCGCCCGGGCGCTCGCCGCGTACTCATTCGGGATCCCCGTGGGATCCGCGCTCGGCATTCTCTTCGGCGGCCTCATCGCCGCGTCGATCAGCTGGCGCGTGGCGTTCTTCATCGTCGGCGGCGCTGGCGTGCTGTTGGCGCCGATTTTCAAGCTCGTCGTGAAGGATCCCGTGCGCGGTGGGCTCGATGGCGCCACCGCCGCCGCGCCGTCGATCGCGCCAGCGTTCTCGAAAGTGGTGGCGACCGTGTTGCCGAAGCCGACCTTCTGGCTGCTCGCACTAGGGGCCGCCTGCTCGTCGGTGTGCGGATACGGCGTGGCCTTCTGGCTGCCAAGCTTCTTCATCCGCAGTCTCGGCCTCACCTTGGTGCAGACCTCGTGGTACTTCGGCGGGATCAACCTGATCGGTGGCGTGGCCGGCATCTGGCTGGGCGGCGCGTTCGCCGACCGCTTCGCGAAGAAGAACCGCGCCGCCTACGCCCTCACGCCGGCGGTGTGCTTTCTGGTGGCGCTCCCCTTCGCGTACGCCGCCATGAACACGACGTCGCTGGTGTGGGCCTTCGTGTTGTTCCTGGTGCCCACTGGCCTCAATCTCGCCTGGCTCGGGCCGGTCATCGGCGCGGTGCAACACCTCGCGCCGGCGAACATGCGCACCACGACCAACTCGCTTTTCCTGCTGATCAACAATCTGCTCGGCATCGCGGTGGGGCTCTGGATCTTCGGCTACCTCTCCGACCTGCTCGCGCCGCGCTACGGCACCGAGTCTATGCGCTACGCGCTGTACTGCGGCGCCGGATTCTACGTGATGGCGTCGCTGCTCCTCTGGTTGGCGTCGCGGCGCCTCGCCGCCGACTGGGTCGAGGGGTAGAGGGAGCGACGCCGAGTCCGTGATCGGTCGTTACTTCACCGTGTTCATAGAGCGCAGCACCGGGTAGTAGCTCGGCGCCGGCGTCTGGCCCAGCACGGCGTCGAGCAGGTTCCACCACATGAAGCCGTCGTCGGAGCGCGGGTCCATCAGGATGAACGTGAGACGCGCCAAGGGCTGATCCATCGGGATCACCAGCGAGCCCGCCGGCAAGGTCTGCTCCGTCGGCTCCCACGCGCCGGTGAGCGTGCGTCCTTTGTGCGTGCCCTGATACTCGCGCGTTTCCACGGTATTGGTCGCAATCTTGAAGCGATCGCCGCTGAACGGTTGGTCAGCCGCCGTCACGCTGTAGCGAATGCCGTGGGCCTCGAGGCGATCGATCACGGTCGCCAACATGCGCTGCGTCGGTGTACCAGCCGCACCGCCGCGTCCGCCGCCGAATCCACCTGGCGCCGGTGCCGGTGCTGCCGCGGCGGCCGGCGTCGCGGTCATGGGCACGACCCACACCCGCGGGGCCAATGTCGTCTCGGTGGGCTCGGCTGTGCCGAAGAAGGGCAACATCTCGCTGGTCACGTTGGCGTCGCCGAGGCCATCGGGACGCAGGCGGTACGGCCGATCGGCCACGTACGGATTGCGCACGGAGATCGTGGGCGCGAACACGATCTTCTGCAACGCCGGCGCCTTCACCAACTGCTGCCGCACGGCCAGCTGCTGGCCGATGATCGACTCGGCGTTGGCCTTGGCGACGACGTCGCGCACGGTCTCACCATGCGTCGCCACGTAGCTCAGTGACTCCTCGAGGAACCAGTACGTCTCGGTGATGCGCGTCTTGAAGGACGCGTACGAGTACGTCTCGGTAAGCAGGCCGAGGATGTTGCGCACGCCGTAGTAGGTCGAGGTGTAGCGTGGCTTCGCGAGCTCGGCGTCGGAGCGCCAGGCGCGCTGCTCGCCGCTGCCCGACACGCCGCCGTAGTAGAACCAGTCGGAGCCGTGTTTGGCCTTCACGGTCTTCGTGATCTCCGGCAGCAGCACGTCACGCAGCAAGCTCATTTGCGCTTTCGCGTTGTTCGGGTTCAGCGACGTTTCGTACGTCATGTTGAAGCCGCTCGTGGAGCTGCCGTCGGTGGTGTGCAAATCCATCGCCACGTGCGGCTGATAGCGCGTGAGCAGCGACGCCATCGATCGCGCTTCCGCCGTTTCCATCTTGGTGCCGTCGCGATTGAGATCGAGGCCCTGTGCATTTTCGCGCGTGCCCATGCCTCCCACGGGGCCCGCTTGCGAACCGCGGTTGGAGACCGACACGCGCTCGTTGCCGTCGGCGTTGTAGATCGGGTTGATCAGCAGCACGGTGGTCTTGAGCCACGCATTGCGCTCGCCCTTCGCGATGGAGCGCAGCAACCAGAGCAGCGCTTCCTTTCCTTCCACTTCACCGGCGTGGATGTTGCCTTGGATGTACACACGGGTCTTGTTGGTCGCGAGCACCTGCGCCGCGCTAGCGCCGGGCGCGCCGATCACAGCGAGCGGCAGCGGTCGGCCTTCGGTGGTGTAGCCGTAGGTGGTGAGATGGATATTCGGATTGACCGCCGCCATCTGCTTCATGTACGCGATGACGTCGTCGTACCGGCTCGTCTCGGCGTAGTCGGTACGCTCAGGACGCGTGAGCCACCGCGCGCTGCTCGTGGCGTTGCTCGTGGCGTTGCTCGTCGGCTTCGCGGGGGCTTGAGCGACGAGTGCGCGCCCGTCGAGCAGCGCAACAGCGGAGGCGAGCGCGCAGACGGCGCGGGTGACACGCGAAACGGACCACGGCTTCATCGGACGACTCCAGGGGGAGAAAACATCGGGGTCTGGTGCTGTTGAACGACGGCGACGGGGGCGACTTCGTTGTGGTCCTGTATCGTGCGGACTTCGTGCAGCTGCGGCGTGAGGCCGCCGCGCGCGCGCAGCATGACGGCGATGCTGGTCTTGCCCTTGGTCACGGCGAACGGGACGAGGATCTCGATGACTGTCGGTGCGCCCAGGGTCGCTTCGAAGCGTTTGGACGCGATGAGACTGTCTTCCACTATCAGATCGTAGTTGCCCGAGGCGCTGCTCAGGAACGTGCAGGCGATCGTGACGTCCGTGTCGTCAAAGGTCGTGAGGGCGTAGCGGATCCAGCCGCGGGCGCGCCGGTAGGCGCGGCCGTCGGCCGTGCCCGTGGCGTCGTCGTGCCCCACGTAGCCGTGCATCGCTTCGCTGTTGGCGCTGCCGGCCTCTACGCGGTCCACCACGCGGCGATCGCCGGTGGCGAAGGGGTTGGCCGTCGCGGCCGACGCGCAGGCCGCCCAAAGGGCTGCCAGGGCCGCTGCGCGGCGGAGCAGGGAACACGCGCTCGCCGTCATTCTTCGGGAAATGGCACGTCGTCGAGCCCGGGGCCGGCCGCGCGGCGCGACACCGGACCTTCGGTGCTGCCGGCCGCCAAGCCGGCGCGGGCCTGCGATCCGCCTGGCCAAGTGATCGCGCTGAGGGCACACCGTGCGAGATCCATCTCGGGCAGCGGCACATCCTGACGAATCGTGGTGAGCTGCAGCATGAGTCGCAGGTGCTCGTGCTGTCCCGCCAGCTTCGCGGTGTCGTCCCGATGACTCACGAACTCACTGGCCTCAAGGGCTTTCTCGATGGACTGCCAACGTCGCAGCAGCTTCACGGCGGTGCCTTTCCCCACGCTCTTCACACCGGGAATGTCGTCGCCCTCTTCGCCGCACAGCGCCTTGAAGGCCGGCAGGTTGCCGGGGAGCACCCCGAACTTGGCCAACACCTCGGCGGCACTCCACGGCTTGATCCGCATGCCGTTCGGTCCTTTTCCGGCGCCCACATACGTCGCCACATCGACGCCGTCCGACACGAACTGCAGCAGATCGGAGTCGTTCGAGAGAACGGTCACCCGCGCCGCAGGGCGGAAGCGCGCCATCAGCGAGGCCACGCTGTCGTCCCCTTCGAACGAGGCGACACTCACACTGGCGATGCCGGTGGCTTCCACGCCCACACGGATCGGCGTGATGCGAGTGCGCATGGAGCCGGTGCGCCGGTGTTTGTAGGTGGGGAATAGCGCATGGCGAAACGTCGGACCCTCGTGGTCCCAGGCGGCTACGACATGCGTGGCGGCGATGTCCATCGCCGCGCCACGCGCCATCTGGCACCAGAGGCGGACGCCATTCGTGACGTCGCCCGCTGCCACGTGGGCGGCGCGGCCGGCCAACGATTGGGCGTCGACGACGAGAAGGTGCGGCAGGGTCATCGGGACAATTTAGCGGTCCGACGTGCCAAGGGACCGGGAAGTACGTCACGTGACGGATGTTCGGGCCGACCGGTTGGCGCGAAGCTCCGGATACACCTTTCAGGAGCGTTCATGCGATGTCGCGCCAATTCCGCCGTGCTGTCTCTGGCGGTACTTCCCTTCGTAGCCCTCGCCGGGGCCTGCACTCCGTATGCCGTGTCGACGACCGCCGTGCCGATGGCGCGCGGCGAGGGACAGCGCACCACTACGCTGGCGGTCGTGCCGGGCGGCGCGGAGTGGTCAACCGACTCGAGCGACACACGCAAGGAGAGTATCGCCATGCCAAGTCTCGATGTCGAGCAGCGCATGGGTCTCGACGATCGCTCCGACTGGGGCGTGCGAATCCCGACGGCCAGCGGCGTGATCGTATCGTACAAGCGGCGGCTGGACGGCCCCACGAATCGTGACACGCACGCGACCGCCATCATGATCGGTGCCGGCTTTGTCAATTTTCTTCAGCATGCGCACGGCGAAGTCACTCTGATCACCTCGGGCCGCGAGAGCGCATCGGTGGTGCCGTACGGCGGTGTTCGCGCTATTCAGACCGTTCCGATGAGTTCGACGGCAGTGCACGATACGCCAACGATCGGGGCGTTCGCGGGCCTCAAAGCGGGCGGTCGTCATCGCGGCGTGTCGGCGGAGTTTGGGGTGTTCTACGATCGGTCGGCCCTGGGGCTGCGGTCGAACAATTTCGTGTTCGTGCCGTCGATTGCCTTACACGGCGACGTGTTCAAGCGACTGGTGTCGAAGTAACAGCAGCACGGACAGCACACGAGGGCGGGGAAACTCTCCCCCCGCCCTCGTGCTATCGTCGTACCGTCCGGCGCCGCAGACTACGGGGCCGGCTTCACACCGCTGGCAACCCACGAGGTGAGATCGCCGAAGGCATCGGAGATTTCTGTCGCGTTCACCTTGCAGTGGCCATAGCGATTGATCACCCGCTGCGACAGAAAGTCGGTGGCGCCAGCAGTCATGACGGCGTTGAGCAGTGCAGTCTCATGCTGCACCGGTACGGCCGGATCGTACGCGTTGTGCACCGTGAGCACAGGGATGCGCAGGTCGCCCGACGGCGTGAAATTGTGCGACAGATACTGCTCGGCGGCCGGATCGATGGCATAGCGCGTGACCGTCGCGTTGGCGAGCTGCAACAATGGCGTCAGCGCGGCCGCCGGGAGCAGCGGCGTGCCGACGCTGTACACGGTCGATGTATTGCCGAAGGGCGAGAACCCGTGTGTCAGCTCGACGATATTGTTGATGCCGCGCGCGTGAAAGGATACGCCGGTGATCAGCGACTCGAGCAGGCTGGGGAAGAAATTCGCCGGGTCGATGGGCAACGGCGTCTGTGCGGTACTGGCC is a window encoding:
- a CDS encoding DUF6805 domain-containing protein; this encodes MTASACSLLRRAAALAALWAACASAATANPFATGDRRVVDRVEAGSANSEAMHGYVGHDDATGTADGRAYRRARGWIRYALTTFDDTDVTIACTFLSSASGNYDLIVEDSLIASKRFEATLGAPTVIEILVPFAVTKGKTSIAVMLRARGGLTPQLHEVRTIQDHNEVAPVAVVQQHQTPMFSPPGVVR
- a CDS encoding M14 family zinc carboxypeptidase; this encodes MKPWSVSRVTRAVCALASAVALLDGRALVAQAPAKPTSNATSNATSSARWLTRPERTDYAETSRYDDVIAYMKQMAAVNPNIHLTTYGYTTEGRPLPLAVIGAPGASAAQVLATNKTRVYIQGNIHAGEVEGKEALLWLLRSIAKGERNAWLKTTVLLINPIYNADGNERVSVSNRGSQAGPVGGMGTRENAQGLDLNRDGTKMETAEARSMASLLTRYQPHVAMDLHTTDGSSTSGFNMTYETSLNPNNAKAQMSLLRDVLLPEITKTVKAKHGSDWFYYGGVSGSGEQRAWRSDAELAKPRYTSTYYGVRNILGLLTETYSYASFKTRITETYWFLEESLSYVATHGETVRDVVAKANAESIIGQQLAVRQQLVKAPALQKIVFAPTISVRNPYVADRPYRLRPDGLGDANVTSEMLPFFGTAEPTETTLAPRVWVVPMTATPAAAAAPAPAPGGFGGGRGGAAGTPTQRMLATVIDRLEAHGIRYSVTAADQPFSGDRFKIATNTVETREYQGTHKGRTLTGAWEPTEQTLPAGSLVIPMDQPLARLTFILMDPRSDDGFMWWNLLDAVLGQTPAPSYYPVLRSMNTVK
- a CDS encoding 5'-3' exonuclease H3TH domain-containing protein codes for the protein MTLPHLLVVDAQSLAGRAAHVAAGDVTNGVRLWCQMARGAAMDIAATHVVAAWDHEGPTFRHALFPTYKHRRTGSMRTRITPIRVGVEATGIASVSVASFEGDDSVASLMARFRPAARVTVLSNDSDLLQFVSDGVDVATYVGAGKGPNGMRIKPWSAAEVLAKFGVLPGNLPAFKALCGEEGDDIPGVKSVGKGTAVKLLRRWQSIEKALEASEFVSHRDDTAKLAGQHEHLRLMLQLTTIRQDVPLPEMDLARCALSAITWPGGSQARAGLAAGSTEGPVSRRAAGPGLDDVPFPEE
- a CDS encoding MFS transporter; amino-acid sequence: MATPSTHSPSNAPVNPAEQGSRYRYLVLAMLVLAYTFNFLDRQILGILKEPIKQELGLTDTQLGLMGGLAFAMLYSTLAVPIAWLADRASRTWIMTAALGLWSAFTMACGLATGFWSLFLSRVGVGFGEAGGVAPAYSLVSDYFPKEQRARALAAYSFGIPVGSALGILFGGLIAASISWRVAFFIVGGAGVLLAPIFKLVVKDPVRGGLDGATAAAPSIAPAFSKVVATVLPKPTFWLLALGAACSSVCGYGVAFWLPSFFIRSLGLTLVQTSWYFGGINLIGGVAGIWLGGAFADRFAKKNRAAYALTPAVCFLVALPFAYAAMNTTSLVWAFVLFLVPTGLNLAWLGPVIGAVQHLAPANMRTTTNSLFLLINNLLGIAVGLWIFGYLSDLLAPRYGTESMRYALYCGAGFYVMASLLLWLASRRLAADWVEG